Proteins encoded by one window of Pseudomonadota bacterium:
- a CDS encoding superoxide dismutase: MFVLPPLPYAFDALAPAIDEQGVRRHYLDNHAGYTKKVNELAPKGASLPSILATAPIGSPLYNNAAQYWAHNMWWEGMRPASQGGGRRPTGASAQVVEQLGGYEAFKKAWVEKGGALFGSGWVWLTLDRKGRANIVALPNAILPQRSDGSFPILVSDLWEHAYYCQYGTKRKDYLARFLDVVCWNSVNARIALWQRCCA, from the coding sequence ATGTTCGTCCTTCCGCCCCTACCTTACGCCTTCGACGCGCTGGCTCCGGCCATCGACGAGCAGGGGGTTCGGCGGCACTACCTCGATAACCACGCGGGATACACGAAGAAGGTGAACGAACTCGCGCCCAAGGGAGCGAGTCTTCCCAGCATCCTCGCCACCGCGCCCATCGGCTCCCCCCTCTACAACAACGCAGCGCAGTACTGGGCCCACAACATGTGGTGGGAGGGCATGCGCCCGGCGTCACAAGGCGGGGGTCGGCGGCCCACGGGCGCGAGCGCGCAGGTCGTCGAGCAGTTGGGTGGGTACGAGGCCTTCAAGAAGGCGTGGGTCGAGAAGGGCGGAGCCTTGTTCGGGTCGGGGTGGGTGTGGCTCACGCTCGACCGGAAGGGCCGCGCAAACATCGTCGCGCTCCCGAACGCGATCCTCCCCCAGCGGAGCGACGGCTCGTTCCCCATCCTCGTCTCGGACCTGTGGGAGCACGCCTACTACTGCCAGTACGGCACGAAGAGGAAGGACTACCTCGCACGCTTCCTCGACGTCGTCTGCTGGAACTCGGTAAACGCGCGCATCGCGCTCTGGCAGCGGTGCTGCGCATGA